A stretch of DNA from Methylosinus sp. LW4:
GCCCCCGATGTCAAATGGGATCAGGCGAAGACGGCGGGTGGCGCGCGTGGCGAGAGGGGCCTCAGTTCCGGCGGCGCGGCGGCGGCCTCGGCCGTCCGAGCGTCGAACGCCGGCGGAGACGCCGCCGGGAAGTCGAAAGCGAGGACGATGACCACGGCGTCGGAGCCCTCGACCTCGGCCGCCGCGCTGCAATGGAGCATGCAGCAAGGGCCGACATGCTTCTCGACAGGCGTGGTGTCAGAGGAGGGAGAAGCCGATTGAGCGGTGACGCAGACGACGCCGAAAGCGCTCTGCTTCGCCATGGCCCCGGTGGCGAAGCCGACCGCCACGATCTGCAGCAGAAGAACAGCAGCCGTCAGCATGCCGACGACGGCTCTCTCCATTCTGAAGATCTTGTGGGTCTCGACTTGCACGGGCCGCCTTCTCCGAGCTGCGAGCCTTCACGCTAGGGGAGCGCCAGCGAAGGGTCAAGGCGCCCTCGGACTCTCTCCTGCGGCAAGTTGTCGCGCGCGAAGGCGAAGGCTCAGCGATAGCCTTCCTCGGCCAGCACCTGCCGCACAGTCGGCCGCGTCTTCATCAGCTCGTAATGGGCGCGGCAATTGACGGGCAGCTCCATGCCGATCTTGTCGGCCCAGAACTCCACATAGAACAGGCCGGCGTCGGCGATGGAGAAGGCGCCCGCCGCATAATTCTTGCCGTCGAGCTCGCCGCTCACTTTCAGCAGCGCCTCGGCGACGATCTCGCGCCCCTGCGCCTTCACCGCCTCTATGTCGCCGGCGACGGCGTAGCGCTCCGGCGTGAAGACACGGCGGAAGCCCTCGCCATGAATGTAGCGCGTGGCGAAATTGAGCACTTCCATCGCCCGCTCCTTGCCGGCGAGGTCCTCGGGCAGCAGCTTGCGGCGCGGATAGGTCTCGGCGAGCCATGTCGCGATCGAGACAAAATCGCAGAGCGCCGTGCCATCGTCGCGCACCAGCGTCGGAATCGTGCCATGCGGGTTGATGGCGAGATATTCGGGCTTCAAATGATCGCCCCGCGGCAGATTGAGGATATAGGCCTCGAACACGAGGCCGATCTCCTCGAGCAGAATGTGAATTCCGGTCGAGCAGGACCCCGGCGTCATATAGAATTTCATCGCGCGCCTCCGCTGTCGCGGGAAGCAAGTTGCGCGCCGGCCCCTCATCCGACCCTCGCTGACGCGAGGGCCACCTTCTCCCACGAGTGGGAGAAGGAGAACGCCTCTTCTTGAAAGACGACAGGAATTTAGACGCCGCGGCCCTTCTCCCGCGAGCGGGAGAAAGTGGCCCTCGCGTCAGCGAGGGTCGGATGAGGGCGCATTCCGCGCCCCCATCTCATCCCATTGCTCACGCCGCCTTTTCGGCCCCGAAGCTCCGCCGTCCGATCGGCCGCCCATCCAGCGTCAGCCCTTGACTGTCGGTCGAGACCCACACGGTCGAGCCATCCGCTATGTCGCCGCCGAGCAGCGCCTCGGCGAGCGGGTCCTGCAGTTCCTTCTGGATCACGCGCTTCAGCGGACGCGCGCCATAGGCGGGGTCGTAGCCCTTGGCGGCGAGCAGCGCGCGCGCCTTCTCGTCCAGCTTCAGCGTGATCTTGCGATCGTCCAGCAGCTTTTGCAGCCGCTTGATCTGAATATCGACGATCGCGCCCATATCCTCGCGCCGCAGGCGATGGAACAGAATGATCTCGTCGACGCGGTTCAGGAACTCCGGCCGGAAGTGCGACCGCACCACCTGCATCACCTCGTCATGCACGGCGGAGGAATCCTCGCCCTCCTGCTGCATCACCAGGAATTCGGCGCCGAGATTGGACGTCATGATGATGAGCGTGTTCTTGAAGTCCACCGTGCGGCCCTGGCCGTCGGTCAGGCGGCCGTCGTCCAGCACCTGCAGCAGCACGTTGAACACATCGGGATGCGCCTTCTCGATCTCGTCGAACAGCACGACCTGATAGGGCCGACGCCGCACGGCCTCGGTGAGCGCGCCGCCCTCCTCATAGCCGACATAGCCGGGAGGCGCGCCGATGAGACGCGCGACCGAATGCTTCTCCATATATTCCGACATGTCGAGCCGCACCAAAGCGGTCTCGTCGTCGAAGAGGAAATTCGCCAGCGCCTTGGTCAGCTCCGTCTTGCCCACGCCTGTCGGCCCCAGGAAGATGAAGGAGCCGATCGGGCGATTGGGATCCTGCAATCCGGCGCGCGCGCGGCGCACCGCCGTCGAGACGGCGGCGACCGCCTCCTTCTGCCCGACGACGCGACGCGCCAGCTCGTCCTCCATATGGAGAAGCTTCTCGCGCTCGCCCTCGAGCATTTTATCGACCGGAATGCCGGTCCAGCGCGAGACGACCTGCGCCACATGCTCGGGAGTGACCTCCTCCTCGAGCATTTTCTGCGCGCCCTCTTTCTCGCTCGAGGCGAGCTTGCGCTCGAGATCGGGGATGAGACCATAGGCCAGCTCGCCGGCGCGCTGAAACTCGCCGCGGCGCTGCGCCTGCGCCAGCTCATTGCGCGCGTTCTCCAGCTGCTCTTTCAGCTTTTGCGCATGGCCGAGCTTGTCCTTCTCGGATTTCCAGCGCTGCGTGAGCGCCGATGATTTCTCGGTCAGCTCGGCGAGCTCGGTCTCCAATTTGGCGAGCCGATCCTTCGAGGCCGGATCGGTCTCCTTGCGCAGAGCCTCCTGCTCTATGCGCAGCTGAATGATGCGCCTGTCGAGCTCGTCTAATTCCTCGGGCTTGGAGTCGATCTGCATGCGCAGCCGCGAGCCCGCCTCATCGACGAGATCGATCGCCTTGTCCGGCAAAAACCGATCCGAGATGTAGCGATTGGAGAGCGTCGCGGCCGCCACGATCGCGGCGTCGGTGACGCGCACGCCATGGTGCATCTCGTATTTCTCTTTCAGCCCGCGCAGAATGGAGATGGTGTCCTCCACTGTCGGCTCATCGACGAACACCGGCTGGAAGCGCCGCGCCAGCGCCGCGTCCTTCTCCACATGCTTGCGATATTCGTCGAGCGTGGTGGCGCCGACGCAATGCAATTCGCCGCGCGCCAATGCGGGCTTCAGCAGATTGGAGGCGTCCATCGCGCCATCCGCCTTGCCGGCGCCGACCAGCGTATGCATCTCGTCGATGAAGAGAATGATCCCGCCCTGCGCGGC
This window harbors:
- the clpB gene encoding ATP-dependent chaperone ClpB is translated as MNFDKYTTRAQGFVQAALSLATREGNPQLTPEHVLKVLLDDEQGLSAGLIDRAGGRSREALTKTEAALAKLPKVSGGGAGQPSLNQATARLFDNAEKLAQKASDSYVTVERLLLALALEKGTEAARILSEAGVTPQTLNSAIEDLRKGRTADSSSAESAYDSLKKYARDLTEAAREGKLDPVIGRDEEIRRTIQVLSRRTKNNPVLIGEPGVGKTAIIEGLALRIVNGDVPESLQDKKLLALDMGALIAGAKYRGEFEERLKAVLNEITAAQGGIILFIDEMHTLVGAGKADGAMDASNLLKPALARGELHCVGATTLDEYRKHVEKDAALARRFQPVFVDEPTVEDTISILRGLKEKYEMHHGVRVTDAAIVAAATLSNRYISDRFLPDKAIDLVDEAGSRLRMQIDSKPEELDELDRRIIQLRIEQEALRKETDPASKDRLAKLETELAELTEKSSALTQRWKSEKDKLGHAQKLKEQLENARNELAQAQRRGEFQRAGELAYGLIPDLERKLASSEKEGAQKMLEEEVTPEHVAQVVSRWTGIPVDKMLEGEREKLLHMEDELARRVVGQKEAVAAVSTAVRRARAGLQDPNRPIGSFIFLGPTGVGKTELTKALANFLFDDETALVRLDMSEYMEKHSVARLIGAPPGYVGYEEGGALTEAVRRRPYQVVLFDEIEKAHPDVFNVLLQVLDDGRLTDGQGRTVDFKNTLIIMTSNLGAEFLVMQQEGEDSSAVHDEVMQVVRSHFRPEFLNRVDEIILFHRLRREDMGAIVDIQIKRLQKLLDDRKITLKLDEKARALLAAKGYDPAYGARPLKRVIQKELQDPLAEALLGGDIADGSTVWVSTDSQGLTLDGRPIGRRSFGAEKAA
- a CDS encoding glutathione S-transferase family protein, with amino-acid sequence MKFYMTPGSCSTGIHILLEEIGLVFEAYILNLPRGDHLKPEYLAINPHGTIPTLVRDDGTALCDFVSIATWLAETYPRRKLLPEDLAGKERAMEVLNFATRYIHGEGFRRVFTPERYAVAGDIEAVKAQGREIVAEALLKVSGELDGKNYAAGAFSIADAGLFYVEFWADKIGMELPVNCRAHYELMKTRPTVRQVLAEEGYR